From a single Brassica oleracea var. oleracea cultivar TO1000 chromosome C5, BOL, whole genome shotgun sequence genomic region:
- the LOC106294157 gene encoding alpha carbonic anhydrase 7-like has protein sequence MESSPIQCIFFVFIIFTLFSFSTAATSHGEVEDEHEFNYKKNDDKGPERWGEIKPEWEMCGKGELQSPIDLMNERVKIVSHLGRLIRDYEPSNATIKNRGHDIMLKFKDGAGSIKINGFHYELQQLHWHSPSEHTVNGRRFALELHMVHEGKNGRMAVVTVLYKIGRADTFIRSLEKELDAITDLDDAEKHVRMIDPKQIKIGSRKYYRYIGSLTTPPCTQNVTWSVVRKIRTVTREQVRLLRVAVHDDSLTNARPVQPINKRMVHLYRPRV, from the exons ATGGAGAGCTCACCAATCCAATGCATCTTCTTTGTGTTTATCATTTTCACCCTCTTTTCGTTTTCGACTGCTGCTACAAGTCATGGAGAAGTTG AGGACGAACACGAGTTTAACTACAAGAAGAACGATGATAAGGGGCCAGAGAGATGGGGCGAAATTAAACCGGAATGGGAGATGTGTGGAAAAGGAGAGTTACAATCTCCCATTGATCTGATGAACGAGAGAGTTAAGATTGTTTCTCATCTTGGACGGCTTATTAGAGACTATGAACCTTCCAATGCCACTATCAAGAACAGAGGCCATGACATTATG CTAAAATTTAAAGATGGAGCAGGAAGTATTAAGATCAATGGTTTTCACTATGAACTCCAACAGCTTCACTGGCACTCTCCTTCTGAGCATACGGTCAATGGAAGAAG GTTTGCACTTGAGCTGCATATGGTTCACGAAGGCAAGAATGGGAGAATGGCTGTTGTGACTGTCTTGTACAAGATCGGAAGAGCTGATACTTTTATCAGATCG TTGGAGAAGGAATTAGACGCTATTACTGATCTGGATGACGCAGAGAAACATGTAAGGATGATTGATCCCAAACAAATTAAGATCGGAAGCAGAAAATATTACAGATACATAGGTTCACTTACCACTCCTCCTTGTACCCAGAACGTTACTTGGAGTGTCGTTAGAAAG ATTAGGACCGTGACAAGAGAACAAGTGAGGCTTCTCCGTGTGGCTGTGCACGAT GACTCCCTGACCAATGCGAGGCCGGTTCAACCAATAAACAAGCGCATGGTTCACTTATACAGACCAAGAGTTTAG
- the LOC106293795 gene encoding alpha carbonic anhydrase 7-like, whose amino-acid sequence MESSSIQCIFFVFIVFTFISLSTAASSHGEVEDEHEFNYKKNDGKGPERWGEIKPEWEMCGKGEIQSPIDLMNERVKIVSHLGRLIRDYEPSNATIKNRGHDIMLKFEDGAAGSIKINGFQYELQQLHWHSPSEHTINGRRFALELHMVHEGKKGRMAVVTVLYKIGRADTFIRSLEKELEAITDLDDAEKHVRMIDPKQIKIGSRKYYRYIGSLTTPPCTQNVTWSVVRKIRTVTREQVRLLRVAVHDDSLTNARPVQPINKRVVHLYRPRV is encoded by the exons ATGGAGAGCTCATCAATCCAATGCATTTTCTTTGTGTTCATCGTTTTCACCTTCATTTCGCTATCCACTGCTGCTTCAAGTCATGGAGAAGTTG AGGATGAACACGAGTTTAACTACAAGAAAAACGACGGTAAGGGGCCAGAGAGATGGGGAGAAATTAAACCGGAATGGGAGATGTGTGGAAAAGGAGAGATACAATCTCCCATTGATCTGATGAACGAGAGAGTTAAGATTGTTTCTCATCTTGGACGGCTTATTAGAGACTATGAACCTTCCAATGCCACTATCAAGAACAGAGGCCATGACATTATG CTAAAATTTGAAGATGGAGCTGCAGGAAGTATTAAGATTAATGGATTTCAATATGAACTCCAACAGCTTCACTGGCACTCTCCCTCTGAGCATACAATCAATGGAAGAAG GTTTGCACTTGAGCTGCATATGGTCCACGAAGGCAAGAAGGGGAGAATGGCTGTTGTGACTGTCTTGTACAAAATCGGAAGAGCTGATACTTTTATCAGATCG TTGGAGAAGGAATTAGAGGCCATTACTGATCTGGATGACGCAGAGAAACATGTAAGGATGATTGATCCGAAACAAATTAAGATCGGAAGCAGAAAATATTACAGATACATAGGTTCACTTACCACTCCACCTTGTACCCAAAACGTTACTTGGAGTGTCGTTAGAAAG ATTAGGACCGTGACAAGAGAACAAGTGAGGCTTCTCCGTGTGGCTGTGCACGAT GACTCGCTGACGAATGCGAGACCGGTCCAACCAATCAACAAGCGCGTGGTTCACTTATACAGACCAAGAGTTTAG
- the LOC106293759 gene encoding alpha carbonic anhydrase 5, translating into MKRPSIVCIVFLIVISITTVSSSPDHGEVEDETEFSYEKGGEKGPEKWGTLKPEWKMCGNGTMQSPIDLTDKRVFIDHNLGPLRSHYLPSNATIKNRGHDIMLEFEGGNAGIGITINGTVYQLQQLHWHSPSEHTINGKRFVLEEHMVHQSKDGRFAVVAFLYSLGRPDSFLISLERQLKRITDAHESEDFVSLIDPRAVNFKTRFYYRYLGSLTTPPCSENVTWSISREMRTVTLEQLNLLRVSVHDQSNTNARPLQRQNGRPVKFYLPAWHI; encoded by the exons ATGAAGAGACCATCGATTGTATGCATCGTTTTCCTTATCGTCATCTCTATCACTACTGTCTCGAGTTCACCAGACCATGGAGAAGTCG AGGACGAAACGGAGTTTAGCTACGAGAAGGGAGGAGAGAAGGGGCCAGAGAAATGGGGAACACTAAAGCCAGAATGGAAAATGTGTGGAAACGGCACGATGCAGTCACCTATTGATCTTACGGACAAAAGAGTCTTCATTGATCACAATCTTGGACCGTTACGCAGCCATTATTTACCTTCTAATGCCACCATTAAGAACAGAGGCCATGATATCATG TTGGAATTTGAAGGAGGGAATGCAGGTATAGGTATAACTATCAATGGTACCGTATATCAGCTTCAACAGCTTCATTGGCACTCTCCTTCCGAACACACCATCAACGGCAAAAG GTTTGTTCTCGAGGAACACATGGTTCATCAGAGCAAAGATGGACGCTTCGCCGTTGTGGCGTTCTTGTACAGCTTGGGACGACCTGACTCTTTTCTCATTTCG TTGGAAAGACAATTGAAGAGGATAACTGATGCACATGAGTCCGAGGATTTTGTCAGTTTGATTGATCCTAGAGCAGTCAATTTCAAAACAAGATTCTATTACAGATATTTAGGATCACTGACAACTCCTCCATGTTCTGAAAACGTTACTTGGTCCATTTCTAGAGAG ATGAGGACTGTGACATTGGAACAGTTGAACTTGCTTCGCGTGTCTGTACACGAT CAATCTAATACGAATGCAAGACCGCTTCAACGGCAAAACGGGCGTCCCGTGAAATTTTACTTACCAGCATGGCATATTTAA
- the LOC106296095 gene encoding pentatricopeptide repeat-containing protein At1g08070, chloroplastic encodes MALPYPPPPLAVPSSYPFHFLPSSSDPPYDILRTHPSLSLLSNCRTHQSLRETHAQMVKTGLHNTNYALSKLLELCVVSPHFDGLPYAVSVFETIQEPNLLIWNTMLRGLASSSDLVSALEMYVRMVSLGHVPNAYTFPFLLKSCAKSKTFEEGRQIHAQVMKLGCEVDRYVHTSLISMYARNGRLEDARKVFDTSSQRDVVSCTALITGYASRGDVRSARKMFDEITERDVVSWNAMITGYVENGGYEEALELFKEMMRMNVRPDEGTLVSVLSACAQSGSIELGREIHTLVDDHHGFGSSLKIVNAFIGLYSKCGDVEIASGLFEGLSCKDVVSWNTLIGGYTHMNLYKEALLLFQEMLRSGESPNDVTMLSVLPACAHLGAIDIGRWIHVYIDKRLKGVTNGSALRTSLIDMYAKCGDIEAAHQVFNSMMHKSLSSWNAMIFGFAMHGRANAAFDLFSRMRKNGIEPDDITLVGLLSACSHSGLLDLGRHIFKSVTQDYNITPKLEHYGCMIDLLGHAGLFKEAEEIIHMMPMEPDGVIWCSLLKACKMHGNLELAESFAQKLMEIEPENSGSYVLLSNIYATAGRWEDVARIREVLNGKGMKKVPGCSSIEIDSVVHEFIIGDKLHPQSREIYRMLEEMDVLLEEAGFVPDTSEVLQEMEEERKEGALRHHSEKLAIAFGLISTKPGTKLTVVKNLRVCRNCHEATKLISKIYNREIVARDRTRFHHFRDGVCSCCDYW; translated from the coding sequence ATGGCGCTCCCTTATCCTCCTCCTCCTCTCGCAGTTCCCTCTTCTTACCCATTTCACTTCCTTCCTTCTTCCTCTGATCCTCCCTACGACATTCTTCGAACCCACCCTTCTCTTTCCCTCCTCTCCAATTGCAGAACCCACCAATCTCTCCGCGAAACCCACGCTCAGATGGTCAAAACGGGGCTCCACAACACCAACTACGCTCTCAGCAAGCTCCTCGAGCTCTGCGTTGTTTCTCCACACTTCGACGGTCTTCCTTACGCGGTATCTGTCTTCGAAACGATCCAGGAGCCGAACCTTTTGATTTGGAACACGATGCTTCGTGGGCTCGCGTCGAGTTCGGACCTTGTTTCGGCTCTGGAGATGTATGTTCGTATGGTTTCGCTCGGGCATGTTCCTAATGCCTACACATTTCCGTTTCTATTGAAATCTTGTGCAAAGTCGAAGACTTTCGAGGAAGGGAGACAGATCCACGCGCAGGTTATGAAGCTTGGGTGTGAGGTAGATCGATATGTGCACACTTCTCTGATCTCTATGTACGCGAGAAACGGTAGATTGGAAGATGCACGTAAGGTGTTCGATACAAGTTCTCAACGAGACGTGGTTTCCTGCACAGCTTTGATCACGGGTTATGCGTCCAGAGGCGATGTTCGAAGCGCACGGAAGATGTTCGATGAAATTACTGAGAGAGACGTGGTGTCATGGAATGCAATGATTACAGGGTATGTGGAAAACGGTGGTTATGAAGAAGCGTTAGAGTTGTTTAAAGAGATGATGAGGATGAACGTTAGGCCAGACGAGGGTACATTGGTCAGTGTACTTTCTGCTTGTGCTCAGTCTGGTAGTATTGAATTGGGTCGTGAGATACATACATTGGTTGATGATCATCATGGCTTTGGTTCAAGTCTCAAGATTGTTAACGCTTTCATCGGTTTGTACTCAAAATGTGGTGACGTGGAGATAGCATCTGGTCTGTTCGAGGGGTTGTCGTGCAAGGATGTAGTTTCATGGAATACTTTGATCGGTGGTTACACGCATATGAATCTTTACAAAGAAGCGTTGTTGTTGTTTCAAGAGATGCTGAGATCAGGTGAAAGTCCAAACGATGTGACAATGCTAAGTGTTCTTCCTGCTTGTGCACACCTTGGAGCCATAGATATTGGGAGATGGATTCATGTGTACATCGACAAGAGACTAAAGGGTGTTACAAATGGTTCTGCTCTCCGGACCAGCCTCATCGACATGTATGCCAAATGTGGAGACATAGAAGCAGCACACCAAGTGTTCAACAGCATGATGCATAAAAGCTTGTCGTCTTGGAACGCAATGATATTTGGATTTGCGATGCACGGGAGAGCCAATGCAGCCTTTGATCTTTTCTCAAGAATGAGAAAGAACGGTATTGAGCCAGACGATATCACCCTTGTTGGTTTGTTGTCTGCTTGTAGCCATTCCGGTTTGTTAGACCTTGGACGTCACATTTTTAAATCAGTGACACAGGACTACAATATAACCCCGAAACTAGAGCACTACGGGTGCATGATTGATCTTCTAGGTCATGCGGGTCTATTCAAAGAAGCCGAAGAAATTATACACATGATGCCAATGGAGCCAGATGGAGTGATTTGGTGCTCTCTTCTCAAAGCTTGCAAGATGCATGGGAATCTTGAACTGGCGGAATCATTTGCACAGAAGCTCATGGAGATTGAGCCTGAAAACTCAGGTTCTTATGTTCTTCTATCAAACATATACGCCACAGCAGGAAGATGGGAAGATGTAGCAAGAATACGAGAGGTTCTTAATGGTAAAGGTATGAAGAAAGTTCCTGGTTGCAGCTCTATCGAAATAGACTCTGTGGTCCATGAGTTCATCATTGGGGATAAGCTCCATCCGCAGAGTAGAGAAATCTACCGTATGTTAGAAGAGATGGATGTGCTACTGGAGGAAGCAGGGTTTGTTCCGGATACTTCTGAAGTGTTGCAGGAGATGGAAGAAGAACGGAAAGAAGGCGCGTTGAGGCATCACAGCGAGAAGCTAGCTATTGCATTTGGGTTGATCAGTACGAAACCTGGGACTAAACTTACAGTAGTGAAGAATCTAAGAGTGTGCAGAAACTGTCATGAGGCGACAAAGCTTATATCAAAGATATACAATAGGGAGATTGTTGCAAGAGACAGAACTCGGTTCCACCATTTCAGGGATGGTGTGTGTTCTTGCTGTGACTACTGGTAA